A stretch of Brassica rapa cultivar Chiifu-401-42 chromosome A08, CAAS_Brap_v3.01, whole genome shotgun sequence DNA encodes these proteins:
- the LOC103835823 gene encoding V-type proton ATPase subunit c2 has translation MASGFSGDETAPFFGFLGAAAALVFSCMGAAYGTAKSGVGVASMGVMRPELVMKSIVPVVMAGVLGIYGLIIAVIISTGINPKAKSYYLFDGYAHLSSGLACGLAGLSAGMAIGIVGDAGVRANAQQPKLFVGMILILIFAEALALYGLIVGIILSSRAGQSRAE, from the exons ATGGCTTCAGGTTTCAGCGGCGATGAAACTGCTCCTTTCTTCGGATTCCTCGGCGCCGCCGCCGCTCTCGTTTTCTCAT GTATGGGAGCAGCGTACGGGACAGCGAAGAGCGGGGTCGGCGTGGCGTCGATGGGTGTGATGAGACCAGAGCTTGTGATGAAATCGATTGTTCCCGTGGTCATGGCTGGTGTGTTAGGTATCTATGGTCTCATCATTGCTGTCATCATCAGTACTGGAATCAACCCTAAGGCCAAGTCTTACTACCTCTTCGACGGCTATGCTCATCTCTCTTCCGGTCTCGCTTGTGGTCTCGCCGGTCTCTCCGCCGGTATGGCTATTGGTATCGTCGGCGACGCTGGTGTTAG AGCGAATGCACAACAACCGAAGCTGTTTGTGGGAATGATTTTGATTCTCATCTTTGCTGAAGCACTGGCGCTGTACGGTCTCATTGTTGGTATCATCCTCTCGTCTCGTGCTGGTCAGTCTAGAGCCGAGTGA